A single window of Nicotiana sylvestris chromosome 3, ASM39365v2, whole genome shotgun sequence DNA harbors:
- the LOC138887789 gene encoding uncharacterized protein yields MALRTLIMEIECERREKRRTALYGKMSSKEDQMERKVKELKERDEELMKAVARNSELEASLRANEDELELSRGVMAENVDLQARVADLTAELSAKAAEIEGLKGELDVGVDKMATTIFEMVLLEDALCICRSELTGEREASNLKVAGLEGHVKELEAELSVLNRQWPR; encoded by the exons ATGGCTTTGCGG ACCCTAATCATGGAGATCGAATGCGAGCGTCGGGAGAAGAGGAGGACGGCCTTATATGGGAAGATGTCTTCCAA GGAGGACCAAATGGAGCGCAAGGTCAAAGAGTTGAAGGAGCGGGATGAGGAGCTCATGAAGGCTGTCGCCCGCAATAGTGAACTTGAGGCCTCCCTTAGGGCGAATGAGGACGAGCTTGAGTTGAGCAGGGGGGTGATGGCCGAGAATGTCGACTTACAGGCGAGAGTGGCCGATTTGACCGCTGAATTGAGTGCGAAGGCGGCAGAGATTGAGGGGCTTAAGGGCGAGCTGGACGTTGGTGTTGATAAGATGGCGACAACTATTTTTGAAATGGTGTTGTTGGAGGATGCCCTTTGTATTTGTAGGTCAGAGCTAACTGGTGAGAGGGAGGCCTCTAATCTTAAGGTCGCGGGGCTTGAAGGGCATGTTAAAGAGTTGGAGGCGGAGTTATCTGTATTGAATAGGCAGTGGCCTCGCTGA